A part of Halodesulfovibrio marinisediminis DSM 17456 genomic DNA contains:
- a CDS encoding SAM hydrolase/SAM-dependent halogenase family protein has protein sequence MSLSFFLLTDFGNTDPYVAQMKGVLNTLAPQHQVFDITHNIAPYNIAQAGFFLDSTIEHLPPYSITVCIVDPGVGTTRDILCMVLDNKTILAPDNGCLSFLHNRYPAAPVYRIMQHNLPLDYTTHSCTFHGRTLFSPLAADIALHIEQMPSYMECIIPAPFSKNSTRDCRVKIFPPQPMKTDSILTPYMKRHGHLLTDSIVMLPDFLAKVDNNIIETHVLHIDSFGNVVLGLPSETWREQIANGGELTLYTQTSRPLKFISAYAELSENQIGIICGSQRYLEIACNMCSAAQFINLKLGEQVKIGLSVTPEM, from the coding sequence ATGTCACTCAGCTTTTTTCTACTTACAGACTTTGGTAACACAGACCCATACGTTGCACAGATGAAAGGCGTGTTAAACACACTTGCTCCGCAGCATCAAGTTTTCGATATTACACACAACATTGCGCCATACAACATAGCTCAGGCAGGGTTCTTTCTCGATTCAACTATCGAGCACCTCCCGCCTTACTCTATTACAGTGTGCATTGTTGATCCGGGCGTAGGAACAACGCGTGATATTCTATGCATGGTTTTAGATAATAAAACCATTCTTGCTCCGGATAATGGCTGCCTCTCTTTCCTACATAACCGTTATCCGGCAGCTCCTGTGTACAGAATAATGCAACATAACCTGCCGCTGGACTACACAACCCACTCTTGTACATTCCATGGTAGAACCCTGTTCTCTCCATTAGCGGCAGACATTGCCTTACATATTGAACAAATGCCATCATATATGGAATGCATAATTCCTGCGCCGTTCAGTAAAAATTCAACGCGGGACTGCAGGGTGAAAATATTCCCGCCGCAACCAATGAAAACAGATTCCATTTTGACCCCCTACATGAAACGTCATGGTCACCTACTGACCGACTCTATAGTCATGCTGCCAGATTTTTTGGCCAAAGTGGACAATAACATTATTGAAACCCATGTGCTGCACATAGACTCCTTCGGCAATGTTGTCCTTGGGTTACCAAGCGAAACATGGCGTGAACAAATCGCAAACGGCGGCGAACTAACTCTGTATACCCAAACAAGTCGCCCACTCAAATTCATATCTGCCTACGCAGAGCTATCTGAAAATCAGATTGGCATAATCTGCGGGAGTCAAAGATACTTGGAAATTGCATGCAATATGTGCTCAGCAGCACAATTCATCAACCTCAAGCTAGGCGAACAAGTCAAAATAGGTCTCTCTGTTACGCCCGAGATGTAA
- a CDS encoding response regulator, translated as MLIVEDDAVSATLHKTMLESEGHSIVGVARSEDEAIELARNKNPDLVLMDIYLEDGTSGVHAAKEMYSSYALPVIFITCGTAVEQLQELVDSDAFALIKKPVSLEELRVNLSIVMRRAAEIKQSKEQAACYEALLSQLPVAMFSVCRNNTIDWCNQAFAAVLGYASQHAFFERCSDTELLVGAEKDSLWLVDTGVRVRQDLRTASDEMVSKVLRKIECQSVGGGSECCFFILE; from the coding sequence GTGCTTATTGTAGAAGATGATGCCGTGAGCGCAACTTTACATAAAACAATGTTGGAGAGTGAAGGGCACAGTATCGTTGGAGTTGCCCGTTCAGAAGATGAAGCAATAGAGTTGGCACGGAATAAAAATCCAGATTTAGTTTTGATGGATATATACCTTGAGGATGGTACGTCTGGGGTACATGCCGCAAAAGAGATGTATTCTTCGTACGCATTGCCGGTCATTTTCATTACATGCGGTACAGCAGTAGAACAACTACAAGAACTCGTCGACAGTGACGCGTTTGCTTTGATTAAGAAGCCGGTCAGTCTTGAAGAGCTGCGGGTAAATTTGAGCATTGTAATGCGTCGGGCTGCTGAAATTAAACAAAGCAAAGAGCAGGCAGCGTGTTATGAGGCATTACTCAGTCAGCTGCCCGTTGCCATGTTTTCAGTTTGTAGAAACAATACTATTGATTGGTGCAATCAAGCCTTTGCAGCTGTTTTAGGGTATGCATCTCAACACGCTTTTTTTGAACGGTGTTCAGATACTGAGTTGCTAGTAGGGGCAGAAAAAGATTCGTTGTGGCTTGTAGATACGGGAGTTCGTGTTAGACAGGATTTGCGTACCGCAAGCGATGAAATGGTTTCAAAAGTGTTGCGTAAGATTGAGTGTCAAAGTGTTGGGGGCGGTTCTGAGTGTTGTTTCTTTATACTGGAGTAG
- the atpB gene encoding F0F1 ATP synthase subunit A: protein MASGLPHPVLLAPLAGMDSITINGEVVNFSHVFYTWIAMAILFTLAFLVRGQIKLVPGKLQNVFEVIIGGLEDFVVSNIGEDGRKIFHVLAALFLFIITMNLMGLIPGFDAPTANVNTNAAMALFTFAYYNWIGLKRWGFGYIKHFCGPFWWLAPLMLPLELISHCARPLSLTLRLFGNIRGEEIVLILFFLLAPLVGTIPIYFLFGLAKCLQAFIWFMLSMIYLKGSLEHAH, encoded by the coding sequence ATGGCAAGCGGTTTGCCTCATCCGGTGCTGCTCGCGCCTCTCGCAGGCATGGACAGCATTACTATCAACGGGGAAGTAGTCAATTTTAGCCATGTGTTTTACACATGGATCGCCATGGCAATTCTATTTACTTTGGCCTTCCTTGTACGCGGACAAATTAAACTTGTCCCCGGAAAGTTACAAAACGTTTTCGAGGTCATTATTGGCGGTCTCGAAGATTTCGTAGTGAGTAACATCGGTGAAGACGGAAGAAAAATCTTCCACGTTCTTGCTGCCCTGTTCCTCTTTATTATTACAATGAACCTCATGGGCCTTATTCCGGGCTTCGACGCCCCAACTGCGAACGTTAACACGAACGCAGCAATGGCTCTGTTTACATTTGCATACTACAACTGGATCGGCCTCAAGCGTTGGGGCTTCGGTTACATCAAGCACTTCTGCGGCCCATTCTGGTGGCTGGCTCCGCTGATGTTACCACTTGAACTCATTTCTCACTGTGCTCGTCCACTTTCTCTGACACTCCGTCTTTTCGGTAACATCAGAGGTGAAGAAATTGTTCTGATCCTGTTCTTCCTGTTGGCACCTCTTGTAGGTACTATTCCGATCTACTTCTTGTTCGGTCTTGCTAAGTGTCTGCAGGCATTTATCTGGTTCATGCTCAGCATGATCTACCTCAAAGGCTCTCTCGAACACGCACATTAG
- the rplU gene encoding 50S ribosomal protein L21: MYAIVETGGKQFRVEEGGKIFVEKLEAEAGSEIVLDKVLLVGGSELSVGAPYVEGAKVTAEVLEHGRGKKVIIFKKRRRHDSRKKQGHRQAYTALKIKGIEA; this comes from the coding sequence ATGTACGCAATCGTCGAAACTGGCGGTAAGCAGTTCCGTGTTGAAGAAGGCGGAAAAATTTTTGTTGAGAAGCTCGAAGCAGAAGCTGGTAGCGAAATTGTTCTCGATAAAGTTCTTTTGGTTGGTGGTTCTGAGCTTTCCGTAGGCGCTCCTTACGTTGAAGGCGCTAAAGTAACCGCTGAAGTGCTCGAGCATGGCCGCGGCAAGAAGGTTATTATCTTCAAAAAACGTCGTCGCCACGACTCCCGTAAAAAGCAGGGTCACCGTCAGGCATACACTGCTCTTAAAATCAAAGGCATCGAAGCCTAG
- the thiD gene encoding bifunctional hydroxymethylpyrimidine kinase/phosphomethylpyrimidine kinase, whose translation MQKHPCVLTIAGSDSGGGAGIQADLKTMAVLGGFGTSVITALTAQNGLGVTGIHAPDADFVVQQLTTVLDGFPIAAAKTGMLFSAPIITGVADVLKEQSFPLVIDPVSVSTSGHALLQQDAVDALVERILPLATVVTPNKPEAELLAGMKIESKEDAATAIKRILALGPQAVLLKGGHFDEANPDLIDWLGLSGEEPLGLHHARVDTKNTHGTGCTLSAAIATFLAHGFDLKTSVKKAQVYLSRCLRNSYTPGEGFGPPNHATPCEQ comes from the coding sequence ATGCAAAAACATCCATGCGTGCTTACCATTGCCGGTTCCGATTCAGGCGGTGGTGCTGGCATTCAGGCAGATTTGAAAACTATGGCCGTGCTTGGCGGGTTCGGCACCAGTGTTATTACAGCTCTTACTGCGCAAAATGGACTTGGCGTGACAGGGATTCATGCACCGGATGCGGATTTTGTGGTTCAGCAGCTTACTACTGTTTTGGACGGTTTTCCGATTGCAGCAGCAAAGACAGGAATGCTATTCTCTGCGCCGATTATTACCGGTGTGGCGGATGTGCTTAAGGAGCAAAGTTTTCCGCTGGTCATTGATCCCGTTTCTGTGAGCACAAGTGGTCATGCACTGTTGCAGCAGGATGCAGTAGACGCTTTGGTAGAACGGATACTTCCATTGGCTACTGTTGTGACGCCGAATAAACCGGAAGCAGAATTGCTTGCTGGAATGAAGATTGAATCAAAAGAAGATGCTGCAACGGCCATTAAGCGTATTCTTGCATTAGGCCCGCAGGCTGTATTGCTCAAGGGTGGGCATTTTGATGAAGCAAATCCAGATCTTATAGACTGGCTTGGGCTCTCAGGTGAAGAGCCGCTAGGGTTGCATCATGCTCGTGTGGATACGAAAAACACGCATGGTACCGGATGTACGTTGTCAGCAGCCATTGCAACATTCCTTGCACACGGGTTTGATTTAAAAACTTCCGTGAAAAAAGCACAGGTGTATTTGTCCCGCTGTCTGCGCAATAGCTATACTCCCGGTGAAGGCTTCGGTCCTCCTAACCATGCTACACCGTGTGAACAGTAG
- the obgE gene encoding GTPase ObgE, translating into MRFVDEAIINIRAGKGGNGCVSFRREKFIPKGGPDGGDGGDGGNVYVRGSSKLLSLYDFRLKRNYAAEGGHSGGGSQMFGRKGKDLILDLPVGTLLYAIREDGVEELVADLSEPDQEILLCRGGRGGHGNEFFKSATMRTPRFAQPGEEGESIKVRLELKILADAGLLGLPNAGKSTFISKVSAARPKIANYAFTTLTPNLGVMINEYDTDQRMVIADIPGLIEGAHEGQGLGHRFLKHVERTRFLVHILSIEDVDLEDPWSGFDLINEELCKFNEVLGDRLQIQVINKIDLADEEIVEHLKQKATEDGRTIYFMSALNDVGVEEVVEEMWKLRDTLDMSAPVNTARTWELEDEEDDDEDFSDVEVVWVTEE; encoded by the coding sequence ATGCGTTTTGTAGATGAAGCAATCATCAATATTCGTGCCGGCAAGGGCGGCAACGGCTGCGTATCTTTTCGCAGAGAAAAATTTATCCCGAAAGGCGGCCCTGACGGTGGTGACGGCGGTGACGGCGGTAACGTGTATGTGCGCGGTTCTTCCAAGCTGCTTTCTCTGTACGACTTCCGTTTAAAGCGTAACTACGCGGCAGAAGGCGGTCATTCTGGTGGTGGTAGCCAGATGTTTGGCCGTAAGGGTAAAGACCTTATCCTTGATCTGCCTGTTGGTACACTTCTCTATGCTATTCGGGAAGATGGTGTAGAAGAACTCGTGGCTGACCTTTCTGAACCGGATCAGGAAATTCTCCTTTGTCGCGGTGGACGTGGTGGTCACGGTAACGAATTTTTTAAATCAGCAACAATGCGTACTCCACGCTTTGCTCAGCCGGGTGAAGAGGGTGAGTCAATCAAGGTTCGCCTTGAGCTTAAAATTCTTGCTGATGCTGGCCTGCTTGGTCTTCCAAACGCTGGTAAATCTACCTTTATTTCTAAAGTATCTGCAGCTCGTCCTAAAATTGCAAACTATGCATTTACAACCCTTACGCCGAACCTTGGTGTAATGATTAACGAGTATGATACTGACCAGCGTATGGTTATTGCCGATATTCCGGGGCTGATTGAGGGTGCTCATGAAGGTCAGGGACTTGGCCATCGTTTTCTTAAACACGTTGAACGAACCCGTTTTCTCGTTCATATCCTTAGCATTGAAGACGTAGACCTTGAAGATCCATGGTCTGGCTTTGATCTTATTAACGAAGAACTCTGCAAGTTTAACGAAGTGCTTGGTGATCGTCTTCAGATTCAGGTTATTAACAAAATTGACCTTGCTGATGAGGAGATTGTGGAGCATCTTAAGCAAAAAGCTACTGAAGATGGACGAACCATCTACTTCATGTCTGCACTCAACGACGTTGGTGTAGAAGAAGTTGTAGAAGAGATGTGGAAGCTTCGCGATACTCTTGACATGAGTGCACCGGTTAACACCGCACGAACATGGGAACTTGAGGACGAAGAAGACGATGATGAAGACTTCTCTGATGTAGAAGTTGTATGGGTGACTGAAGAATAA
- a CDS encoding AtpZ/AtpI family protein yields MVVKKNKGANPGKYYDTMGTVGTIGLHMVSHPAVGAVAGYFLDDWLGTKPWMFIAFLILGVIAGFRAVYVDTKKVMRNQEKEENDRFQRKD; encoded by the coding sequence ATGGTCGTTAAGAAAAACAAGGGAGCTAATCCCGGAAAGTACTACGACACTATGGGGACAGTCGGTACGATTGGCCTACACATGGTGTCACACCCCGCAGTGGGGGCGGTGGCCGGCTACTTTCTGGATGATTGGTTAGGGACGAAACCATGGATGTTCATAGCCTTTCTGATTCTCGGTGTGATCGCCGGATTCAGAGCTGTGTATGTTGACACCAAAAAGGTAATGAGGAATCAGGAAAAAGAAGAAAATGATAGATTTCAGCGAAAAGATTGA
- a CDS encoding ATP synthase subunit I, giving the protein MIDFSEKIEKRLYFKGFRLPDIRSILRIQIQLCGITIIAALCTVWFSMWPITFAIGAVIATFSFFSVAKFIQQIILREYDRSMLWGMLFRFYGRLLMVGVAVAILIVKFHVPMMALVSGLATSMVTMLIWMISRQNGRKTKEA; this is encoded by the coding sequence ATGATAGATTTCAGCGAAAAGATTGAAAAGCGTCTGTACTTCAAAGGATTCAGGCTGCCGGACATCCGCTCGATTCTTCGTATCCAGATTCAACTCTGCGGCATTACCATTATTGCAGCATTATGCACAGTCTGGTTTAGCATGTGGCCAATTACATTTGCAATTGGGGCAGTAATAGCCACGTTTAGTTTCTTTTCAGTCGCTAAGTTCATACAGCAAATCATCTTGCGTGAGTATGACCGAAGCATGCTGTGGGGAATGCTATTCAGATTTTATGGACGTCTTCTTATGGTCGGGGTGGCTGTCGCCATTTTGATCGTGAAGTTTCATGTTCCTATGATGGCACTTGTGTCCGGTTTGGCTACAAGTATGGTAACGATGCTCATCTGGATGATCTCCAGACAGAATGGGCGGAAAACCAAGGAGGCTTAG
- the rpmA gene encoding 50S ribosomal protein L27: MAHKKAGGSSRNGRDSNGQRRGVKCYGGQNVLAGNILVRQLGTKVFPGENVGMGRDFTLFAKVDGVVKYEKYMRKKAVKTRVSIVPFAAE; encoded by the coding sequence ATGGCACATAAGAAAGCTGGTGGTAGTTCCAGAAACGGCCGCGACTCAAACGGCCAACGACGTGGCGTTAAATGCTACGGTGGTCAGAATGTTCTTGCTGGCAACATCCTTGTTCGTCAGCTCGGCACCAAAGTTTTCCCTGGTGAAAACGTAGGCATGGGTAGAGACTTTACCCTGTTCGCAAAGGTTGACGGCGTAGTTAAGTACGAAAAGTACATGCGCAAAAAAGCTGTGAAAACTCGTGTAAGCATTGTTCCATTTGCTGCTGAGTAA
- the rlmD gene encoding 23S rRNA (uracil(1939)-C(5))-methyltransferase RlmD, whose translation MTTKDSQFAKGDILTVTIDALATGGKALTRLEGMVIFMDKGIPGQTVEIKITKKKKRFAEAVLTKVISDAPDQITPRCSHFGVCGGCQWQNMEYSKQLEWKKRFVSDSLNRIAGAQDIKINDPIPSPETFFYRNKMEFAFGDKRGDKTVGLRRYGTHNVVDLHECYMQSERTMEMVNLVRDFVNAIPALTSYDANARRGYLRFLVIRETKHTNQCMVQIITGKDTTNGDQQHRAIRKLGHILQEQMNVTTFIHSLRTHTTQVAYGEKTIAVLGQKSLTEVLNFENGMPSLSLTSHADGFFQVNTDATARLYGTAIELAELTGTEKVWDLYCGVGGIALAAARNAADVFGMEITPQAIESANENATINNIDNVRFVSGDVRGALDNEPSKPDVVFVDPPRSGMNPEVIELIMERSPKRIIYVSCDPATQARDIALLSSQYTVTTVQPVDLFPQTAHIENIVRLDLTD comes from the coding sequence ATGACAACCAAAGATTCACAGTTCGCCAAGGGCGACATCCTTACCGTAACCATTGACGCCCTTGCTACCGGCGGCAAAGCTCTCACCCGCTTAGAAGGCATGGTTATCTTCATGGACAAAGGCATTCCCGGCCAGACTGTTGAAATAAAAATTACTAAAAAGAAAAAGCGGTTTGCAGAAGCTGTCCTCACCAAGGTGATCAGCGACGCGCCTGACCAAATTACCCCTCGCTGTAGTCATTTCGGTGTATGCGGCGGTTGCCAGTGGCAGAACATGGAATACAGTAAGCAGCTTGAATGGAAGAAACGTTTTGTTTCCGACAGCCTAAATCGCATCGCAGGTGCTCAAGATATCAAAATCAACGACCCGATTCCATCCCCTGAAACCTTCTTTTACCGCAATAAAATGGAATTTGCCTTTGGCGACAAACGCGGTGACAAAACAGTAGGTCTACGCCGATATGGAACCCATAACGTGGTCGACCTGCATGAATGCTACATGCAATCCGAACGCACCATGGAAATGGTTAACCTTGTGCGCGATTTTGTAAACGCAATTCCAGCGCTTACTTCATATGATGCAAACGCACGTCGTGGATACCTCCGCTTTCTCGTTATCCGTGAAACAAAACATACTAACCAGTGCATGGTGCAGATCATTACCGGCAAAGATACCACTAACGGCGACCAGCAACACCGCGCTATCCGCAAGCTCGGCCACATTCTTCAAGAGCAGATGAATGTAACCACCTTCATCCATTCACTGCGCACACACACTACACAAGTTGCGTACGGTGAAAAAACAATTGCTGTTCTGGGACAAAAAAGCCTTACCGAAGTACTTAATTTCGAAAACGGTATGCCTTCGCTATCCTTGACATCTCATGCTGACGGCTTCTTTCAAGTAAACACTGACGCCACAGCACGCCTTTACGGTACAGCTATTGAACTTGCTGAACTTACCGGTACTGAAAAAGTATGGGATCTCTACTGTGGCGTTGGAGGAATTGCCCTTGCTGCTGCACGAAATGCCGCCGACGTTTTTGGAATGGAAATCACTCCGCAGGCAATTGAGTCAGCGAATGAAAACGCCACAATCAATAATATCGACAACGTCCGTTTTGTAAGTGGTGATGTTCGTGGTGCACTTGATAACGAACCATCCAAGCCAGACGTCGTTTTTGTTGACCCACCTCGTTCAGGAATGAACCCAGAAGTTATTGAACTGATTATGGAACGCTCCCCGAAACGCATTATTTATGTTTCCTGCGATCCGGCAACTCAAGCTCGAGACATTGCCCTTTTAAGTAGTCAGTACACTGTAACAACTGTTCAGCCTGTTGATCTCTTTCCGCAGACAGCTCATATCGAGAACATTGTCCGCCTCGACCTTACAGACTAA
- a CDS encoding ATP synthase F0 subunit C — protein MRKFLMIALNTVALISIAAVAFASDGANTYGDLVYFGAALGMAIAAAGCGIGQGLGLKAACEGTARNPEASNKITVALILGLAFVESLSIYALVVNLMLLTA, from the coding sequence ATGCGTAAGTTTCTTATGATTGCTCTCAACACCGTTGCTCTGATCTCCATCGCAGCTGTAGCATTTGCATCCGACGGTGCTAACACCTACGGCGACCTCGTATACTTTGGCGCTGCTCTCGGCATGGCTATTGCTGCTGCTGGTTGTGGTATCGGTCAGGGGCTTGGTCTGAAAGCTGCTTGTGAAGGTACTGCACGTAACCCAGAAGCATCTAACAAAATTACCGTTGCTCTCATTCTTGGTCTGGCATTCGTAGAATCCCTTTCCATTTACGCTCTCGTTGTTAACCTTATGCTTCTCACTGCGTAA
- the rfbA gene encoding glucose-1-phosphate thymidylyltransferase RfbA, whose translation MKGIILAGGSGTRLYPITRGVCKQLLPVYDKPMIYYPLSTLMLAGIREICIISTPEDLPRFKGMFGDGSQLGLKLEYIEQPKPEGLAQAFILAEEFIGDSPVSLILGDNLFYSDGLIELLERCASITHGGVVFGYHVQDPERYGVVEFDEDFNALSVEEKPENPRSSYAVTGLYFFDNRVVEFAKNIKPSPRGELEITDIVDIYLQEGSLKVEVLGRGMAWLDTGTFDSMQQASSFVQTVQNRQGLKIACIEEVAYNKGYINKEQLRALAQPMLKNDYGQYLMRLVEA comes from the coding sequence ATGAAAGGCATTATCCTCGCTGGCGGCTCCGGCACACGACTCTACCCGATAACACGTGGAGTCTGTAAACAACTGCTGCCAGTCTATGACAAGCCGATGATATATTATCCGCTTTCAACGCTTATGCTCGCAGGCATTCGCGAAATTTGTATCATCTCCACACCGGAAGACCTTCCACGTTTCAAGGGAATGTTCGGAGACGGGTCACAACTCGGTTTGAAACTTGAGTACATCGAGCAGCCGAAACCTGAAGGGCTGGCACAGGCGTTCATTCTTGCCGAAGAATTCATCGGCGACTCTCCTGTCAGCCTCATTCTTGGAGACAACCTTTTCTACAGCGATGGTCTTATTGAATTACTGGAACGTTGTGCATCCATCACACACGGCGGAGTCGTATTCGGGTACCACGTACAAGATCCGGAACGGTATGGCGTTGTGGAATTTGATGAAGACTTCAATGCATTAAGCGTTGAAGAAAAACCGGAAAATCCTCGTTCTTCCTACGCAGTCACCGGACTATACTTCTTTGACAACCGCGTTGTGGAATTTGCCAAAAATATTAAGCCGTCACCACGCGGCGAGCTTGAGATTACCGATATTGTAGATATATACCTGCAGGAAGGAAGTCTTAAGGTCGAGGTGCTTGGACGCGGCATGGCCTGGCTGGATACAGGAACATTTGACTCCATGCAGCAAGCATCCTCCTTTGTACAGACAGTGCAAAACAGACAGGGCTTGAAAATCGCCTGCATTGAAGAAGTGGCGTATAACAAAGGCTATATCAACAAAGAACAGTTACGTGCTCTGGCACAGCCGATGCTCAAAAACGATTACGGTCAATACCTGATGCGACTCGTCGAAGCATAG
- a CDS encoding redox-sensing transcriptional repressor Rex produces MPQQKSEHIPRATIQRLAVYVQVLENLQREGTEVISSEPLAKACNVNASQIRKDLAYFGEFGVRGVGYYVKNLIASITSALGVDREWRTVLVGVGNLGKALLNHKEFRLRGFNIVGAFDCDPFKIGEEVSGLEVVCTKRLREMIGDNGAEIGIITTPPERAQRAANHLVEAGINGILNFAPSRITVPDHVYVEYVDFFHHLYALSFNITHPHSK; encoded by the coding sequence ATGCCACAACAAAAAAGTGAACATATTCCAAGAGCGACCATTCAACGTCTGGCCGTATATGTTCAAGTGTTGGAAAACCTTCAGCGCGAAGGTACTGAAGTTATTTCTTCAGAGCCGCTTGCAAAAGCGTGCAATGTTAACGCTTCACAGATACGAAAAGACCTTGCTTACTTTGGCGAATTCGGTGTGCGTGGTGTTGGTTACTACGTAAAAAACCTTATTGCTTCTATCACCAGCGCTCTTGGTGTTGATAGGGAATGGAGAACCGTACTCGTTGGTGTAGGTAACCTTGGTAAAGCTCTTCTCAACCATAAAGAGTTCCGTCTCCGCGGTTTTAACATCGTTGGTGCATTTGATTGCGACCCGTTTAAGATCGGCGAAGAAGTATCAGGACTAGAAGTTGTTTGTACAAAGCGTTTGCGCGAGATGATAGGCGATAACGGCGCCGAAATCGGTATTATTACTACTCCTCCGGAGCGTGCCCAGCGTGCTGCTAACCACCTTGTGGAAGCAGGTATTAACGGTATTCTCAACTTTGCACCGTCCCGTATTACTGTTCCTGACCATGTATATGTTGAATACGTAGACTTTTTTCACCATTTGTACGCACTTTCTTTTAATATCACTCATCCACATTCTAAGTAG
- the proB gene encoding glutamate 5-kinase, translating to MDWELEREQVLNQAKCVVVKVGSAVLTSGLGVDLTVIKNLTHQLAQLHDRGTQVVLVSSGAVAAGRTVLKTCCEIKGVPDKQAAAAVGQGRLMHFYNEEFTANGKMSAQVLLTRDDLKDRHRLLNARNTFASLLGWRAIPIVNANDTVATAELAFTDNDNLASLLLNVVNADLYINLTSAKGVYTSNPDGDPDAKPIEVVEDIQSLDLVAMCGGKTTVGTGGMLSKLTAAGRAAQLGVPTLILSGLEKDAIVRAFSGEKMGTWVRPDRKKVSSRKYWLAYHSDPEGSIVVDAGAERALVERGKSLLPAGIVRVDGVFGQGALVRVVSENDVVIGMGLTNYASGDLKKVMRKHSDELEDIMGARCYTEAIHRDNLLMDAVV from the coding sequence ATGGATTGGGAACTGGAGCGCGAGCAGGTTCTGAACCAGGCTAAGTGTGTTGTTGTTAAAGTCGGTAGCGCTGTTCTTACTTCCGGTTTGGGGGTAGACCTTACTGTTATTAAAAATCTTACACATCAGCTTGCACAGTTGCATGACCGTGGAACTCAGGTAGTTCTGGTTTCCTCCGGTGCAGTTGCAGCGGGCAGAACAGTATTAAAAACATGTTGTGAGATTAAAGGCGTGCCGGATAAGCAGGCTGCCGCAGCTGTTGGTCAGGGACGACTCATGCATTTTTATAATGAAGAGTTTACCGCTAACGGCAAAATGTCTGCACAGGTACTGCTAACTCGTGATGACCTTAAAGATCGTCACCGTTTGCTCAATGCACGAAACACTTTTGCGTCCCTGCTTGGGTGGCGTGCTATCCCGATCGTAAACGCAAACGATACTGTTGCTACGGCAGAGCTTGCATTTACGGATAACGACAACCTTGCTTCTTTGCTTTTAAACGTGGTGAACGCGGATTTATACATCAACCTGACTTCTGCAAAGGGTGTGTATACTTCAAACCCAGATGGTGATCCTGACGCGAAGCCTATCGAAGTAGTCGAAGATATTCAGTCTCTTGATCTTGTGGCAATGTGCGGCGGTAAAACTACCGTGGGTACAGGTGGTATGCTTTCAAAGCTTACTGCTGCAGGACGTGCTGCACAGCTTGGCGTACCGACTCTTATTCTTTCCGGTTTGGAAAAGGACGCAATTGTCCGTGCATTTTCCGGTGAAAAAATGGGTACGTGGGTTCGTCCTGACAGAAAAAAAGTTTCAAGTCGTAAGTACTGGCTTGCATATCATTCTGATCCGGAAGGTTCTATTGTCGTCGATGCAGGTGCTGAAAGAGCGCTTGTTGAACGCGGTAAAAGCTTGCTTCCGGCAGGCATTGTCCGTGTAGATGGAGTGTTCGGTCAAGGTGCCCTTGTCCGCGTTGTTTCAGAAAATGATGTAGTCATAGGAATGGGACTGACAAACTATGCCTCCGGTGACCTGAAAAAGGTTATGCGCAAACATAGTGATGAACTGGAGGATATAATGGGAGCTCGTTGTTACACGGAAGCTATTCACCGTGATAACCTGCTCATGGACGCCGTTGTTTAA
- a CDS encoding DUF2076 domain-containing protein has protein sequence MPCAARDNGKSFAEFAKLILTFLLNSATTFFDVAGVIGTSKRSGVMLGELLEGMMHSTPQGFVGVGLIFIYFVVIFSTAIYRVKKGEHLDHH, from the coding sequence ATGCCTTGCGCTGCAAGGGATAATGGGAAAAGTTTTGCTGAATTTGCAAAACTGATCTTGACATTTTTACTAAATAGCGCAACTACTTTTTTTGATGTTGCAGGGGTTATTGGAACGAGTAAAAGGAGTGGAGTTATGTTAGGTGAACTTTTGGAAGGCATGATGCACTCAACCCCACAGGGCTTCGTGGGCGTTGGCCTTATTTTCATTTACTTTGTGGTCATTTTTTCTACTGCGATTTACCGCGTGAAAAAAGGCGAACATCTTGACCACCATTAG